From Nocardioides daedukensis, the proteins below share one genomic window:
- a CDS encoding DNA polymerase domain-containing protein encodes MADLSPPLPPTLPEPLPDDALEALVQLDNQGTWEVFGRELKVTNLDKVLFPATDATSEPVTKREFLAYVARIAPVALPYVQGRALNLRRHPDGADKKGFWHKQRPDHAPEWLGAWDNPDADPGETTTYVVADEPAALVWAANFGALEWNPWTSRTDAPHEPTYALIDLDPGESTTWEELLVLARLHRTALEHLGVTSRAKVTGKRGIQIWVPIVAGYTFDDTRNWVKGVARTVGKVVPELVSWEWEVKKRKGLARLDYTQNAINKTLVAPWSTRPTPGATVSVPITWDELDDPDLRPDRWTIRTALDRLEEKGDPFRAALGSAQELPAFE; translated from the coding sequence ATGGCCGACCTGTCCCCGCCGTTGCCCCCAACGTTGCCCGAGCCGTTGCCTGACGACGCGCTCGAGGCGCTGGTGCAACTGGACAATCAGGGCACCTGGGAGGTTTTCGGCCGCGAGCTGAAGGTCACCAACCTCGACAAGGTGCTCTTCCCGGCGACCGATGCGACGAGCGAACCGGTGACCAAGCGCGAGTTCCTGGCCTACGTGGCACGGATCGCGCCGGTCGCGCTGCCCTACGTCCAGGGCCGCGCACTCAACCTGCGCCGCCATCCCGATGGCGCCGACAAGAAGGGCTTCTGGCACAAGCAGCGTCCCGACCACGCGCCCGAGTGGCTGGGTGCCTGGGACAACCCGGACGCAGACCCGGGGGAGACAACGACGTACGTCGTGGCCGACGAACCGGCTGCCCTGGTGTGGGCTGCCAACTTCGGTGCCCTGGAGTGGAACCCCTGGACCTCGCGCACCGACGCCCCGCACGAGCCGACGTACGCCCTGATCGACCTGGACCCGGGGGAGAGCACCACCTGGGAGGAGCTGTTGGTGCTGGCCCGGTTGCACCGCACGGCCCTGGAGCACCTGGGCGTCACCTCACGGGCCAAGGTGACCGGCAAGCGGGGCATCCAGATCTGGGTGCCGATCGTGGCGGGCTACACCTTCGACGACACCCGCAACTGGGTGAAGGGCGTCGCGCGGACGGTGGGCAAGGTGGTGCCCGAGCTGGTGAGCTGGGAGTGGGAGGTCAAGAAACGCAAGGGTTTGGCGCGACTCGACTACACCCAGAACGCGATCAACAAGACCCTGGTCGCGCCGTGGTCGACCCGGCCCACTCCCGGGGCGACGGTGTCGGTGCCGATCACCTGGGACGAGCTCGACGACCCCGACCTGCGACCGGACCGCTGGACGATCCGGACGGCGCTGGATCGTCTCGAGGAGAAGGGTGATCCGTTCCGCGCGGCGCTGGGATCGGCGCAGGAGCTGCCCGCCTTCGAGTGA
- a CDS encoding dicarboxylate/amino acid:cation symporter, whose product MSSTAQSAAPTKRRWLPSFGVQVLIGLVLGVVVGLIARSMGADGVDSATGEVDPNWLTETLTIVGSTFVTLLRAIVPPLVFLAIVASIANLREVTGAARLAWKTLAWFAITALIAVGIGIVLGLVLQPGNHTSVSSDAAAAPGKTGSWLDFLTGLVPENVMGLQASAGGDGSVGLSFNVLQILVVAIAIGVAALKVGEAAEPFLGVVRSALAVVQKVLWWIILLAPIATVGLLGNAVASYGWDALGSLGTFAIAVYVGLALVLLVVYPTLLRLNGLSIRQFFSGAWPAIQLAFVSRSSIGTMPVTQSVTERNLGVPRAYASFAVPLGATTKMDGCASIYPAISAIFVAQFFGLELSVFDYVLIAFVSVIGSAATAGVTGAVVMLTLTLSTLGLPLAGVGLLLAIDPILDMGRTAVNVAGQALVPTIVAKREGILDETAYDAPRRGAAWREDEELVTA is encoded by the coding sequence ATGAGCTCCACTGCCCAGAGCGCAGCGCCCACCAAGCGGCGCTGGCTTCCCTCCTTCGGCGTCCAGGTCCTGATCGGTCTGGTGCTCGGCGTCGTGGTCGGGCTGATCGCCCGCTCGATGGGCGCCGACGGCGTCGACTCCGCCACCGGCGAGGTCGACCCCAACTGGTTGACCGAGACCCTGACCATCGTCGGCAGCACCTTCGTGACCCTGCTGCGCGCGATCGTCCCGCCGCTGGTCTTCCTGGCCATCGTCGCCTCGATCGCCAACCTGCGTGAGGTCACCGGCGCGGCCCGCCTGGCCTGGAAGACGCTCGCCTGGTTCGCGATCACGGCTCTGATCGCCGTCGGCATCGGCATCGTGCTGGGCCTGGTCCTGCAGCCGGGCAACCACACGAGTGTCTCCTCGGATGCGGCCGCCGCACCCGGCAAGACCGGCTCGTGGCTGGACTTCCTCACCGGCCTCGTCCCGGAGAACGTGATGGGCCTCCAGGCCAGCGCCGGTGGCGACGGCTCGGTCGGCCTCTCCTTCAACGTGCTCCAGATCCTGGTCGTCGCCATCGCCATCGGCGTCGCGGCACTCAAGGTGGGCGAGGCGGCGGAGCCGTTCCTGGGCGTGGTCCGCTCGGCGCTCGCCGTCGTGCAGAAGGTGCTGTGGTGGATCATCCTGCTCGCCCCGATCGCCACCGTCGGCTTGCTGGGCAACGCGGTCGCCTCCTACGGCTGGGACGCCCTGGGCTCGCTCGGCACCTTCGCGATCGCCGTGTACGTCGGCCTGGCGCTGGTGCTGCTGGTCGTCTACCCGACCCTGCTGCGACTCAACGGCCTCTCGATCCGCCAGTTCTTCTCGGGCGCCTGGCCCGCGATCCAGCTGGCCTTCGTGTCGCGTTCCTCGATCGGCACAATGCCGGTGACCCAGTCGGTGACCGAGCGCAACCTCGGTGTCCCGCGCGCCTATGCCTCGTTCGCGGTTCCGCTGGGTGCGACCACCAAGATGGACGGCTGCGCCTCCATCTACCCGGCCATCTCGGCGATCTTCGTGGCGCAGTTCTTCGGCCTCGAGCTGTCGGTCTTCGACTATGTGCTGATCGCCTTCGTCTCCGTGATCGGCTCGGCCGCGACCGCCGGTGTCACCGGCGCCGTGGTGATGCTGACCCTGACCCTGTCCACGCTGGGTCTTCCGCTGGCCGGCGTCGGCCTGCTGCTGGCGATCGACCCGATCCTCGACATGGGTCGCACGGCGGTCAACGTGGCCGGCCAGGCGCTGGTGCCGACGATCGTGGCGAAGCGCGAAGGCATCCTGGACGAGACGGCGTACGACGCCCCACGTCGCGGCGCCGCCTGGCGCGAGGACGAGGAGCTCGTCACCGCCTGA
- a CDS encoding ABC transporter permease — MWEFIRDRWDLIAYNALQHANLVFQAVFVATLVAVALAVVVNRFRFLDPIANTLSAIGLTIPSFALVGLLLPLTKIGAVTAFTCVAFYAALPILRNAVVGFGQVDKDLVESAKGMGMTEAGILLRVRLPLAWPVIHAGVRTSVQMSMGIAAIAAYVLGPGLGGYIFTGLSQAGGANAINYAVVGTVGIVIVALIADLLMLLLGRVTISKGIRA; from the coding sequence ATGTGGGAGTTCATCAGGGACCGCTGGGATCTCATTGCCTACAACGCCCTGCAGCATGCGAACCTGGTCTTCCAGGCCGTGTTCGTCGCCACCCTGGTCGCGGTCGCGCTGGCCGTCGTGGTCAACCGCTTCCGGTTCCTGGACCCGATCGCCAACACGCTCTCGGCCATCGGACTGACCATCCCGTCCTTCGCGCTCGTCGGCCTGCTGTTGCCGCTGACCAAGATCGGTGCGGTCACCGCCTTCACCTGTGTCGCCTTCTATGCGGCGCTTCCGATCCTGCGCAACGCCGTCGTCGGGTTCGGCCAGGTCGACAAGGACCTGGTGGAGTCGGCCAAGGGGATGGGGATGACCGAAGCCGGCATCCTGCTCCGGGTCCGGTTGCCGCTGGCCTGGCCGGTCATCCACGCCGGAGTGCGGACCTCGGTGCAGATGTCGATGGGCATCGCCGCCATCGCTGCCTATGTCCTCGGTCCCGGGCTCGGTGGCTACATCTTCACCGGGCTCTCGCAGGCCGGGGGAGCCAACGCCATCAACTACGCCGTCGTCGGCACGGTCGGCATCGTGATCGTGGCGCTGATTGCCGACCTGCTGATGCTCCTGCTGGGGCGAGTCACCATCTCGAAGGGAATCCGCGCATGA
- a CDS encoding ATP-binding cassette domain-containing protein, with the protein MTETNASTSEVGDDSGRKISGAELRLEAVSKRYPGQKVSAVESLSLTIPAGEIVAFVGPSGCGKTTSLKMINRLIEPTSGTILLDGEDIRKESATSLRRKIGYVIQGGSLFPHMSVATNVGVVPKMLGWKADRISARVDELLDLVGLDPDRYRDRYPRELSGGQQQRVGVARGLAADPPVILMDEPFGAVDPITRQRLQDELISIQRELGKTIVCVTHDIDEAIKLGDRILILQEGAKIAQYDTPENILAAPANDFVADFVGAGSTLKQLSLTRVRSLELGKPTMAHVGDDTGPVLARAEEAGDAAIVVLDDRERPVAWPWLRQVRGHDKVRGMPRENLVTLDEAATLNDALDTMLTATHSKAIVTGDRDRYLGVIDFESVTEHMRQTERDAAERVEQAGHEQPEDSAAPAGVESDG; encoded by the coding sequence ATGACCGAGACGAACGCATCCACCAGCGAGGTCGGGGACGACAGCGGGCGGAAGATCAGCGGTGCCGAGCTCCGGCTCGAGGCAGTGAGCAAGCGCTACCCGGGCCAGAAGGTCTCTGCGGTCGAGTCGCTCTCGTTGACCATCCCGGCAGGGGAGATCGTCGCGTTCGTCGGCCCCTCGGGCTGCGGCAAGACCACCTCGCTGAAGATGATCAACCGGCTGATCGAACCCACCTCGGGCACGATCCTGCTCGACGGCGAGGACATCCGGAAGGAGAGCGCGACCAGCCTGCGACGCAAGATCGGCTATGTGATCCAGGGCGGCAGCCTCTTCCCGCACATGAGCGTGGCCACCAACGTCGGCGTGGTGCCCAAGATGCTGGGCTGGAAGGCCGATCGGATCAGTGCTCGCGTCGACGAGTTGCTCGACCTGGTCGGCCTGGACCCGGACCGCTATCGCGACCGCTATCCCCGTGAGCTCTCCGGCGGACAGCAGCAGCGAGTCGGCGTCGCCCGCGGGCTCGCCGCCGATCCGCCAGTGATCCTGATGGACGAACCGTTCGGCGCGGTCGACCCGATCACCCGCCAGCGACTGCAGGACGAGCTGATCTCCATCCAGCGTGAGCTCGGCAAGACCATCGTGTGCGTCACCCATGACATCGACGAGGCGATCAAGCTGGGCGATCGGATCCTGATCCTCCAGGAGGGCGCGAAGATCGCGCAGTACGACACCCCCGAGAACATCCTCGCCGCCCCCGCCAACGACTTCGTCGCGGACTTCGTCGGTGCCGGCTCGACGCTCAAGCAGCTCTCGCTGACCCGGGTCCGGTCCCTCGAGCTGGGCAAGCCGACGATGGCGCACGTCGGCGACGACACCGGGCCGGTGCTGGCCCGGGCCGAGGAGGCCGGCGACGCGGCCATCGTGGTCCTCGACGACCGCGAGCGCCCGGTGGCCTGGCCGTGGCTGCGGCAGGTCCGCGGTCACGACAAGGTCAGGGGAATGCCCCGCGAGAACCTGGTCACCCTGGACGAGGCGGCGACGCTCAACGACGCCTTGGACACCATGCTGACCGCGACCCACTCCAAGGCGATCGTCACCGGCGACCGGGACCGATATCTCGGTGTCATCGACTTCGAGTCCGTCACCGAGCACATGCGGCAGACCGAGCGGGACGCGGCCGAGCGGGTCGAGCAGGCCGGCCACGAGCAGCCCGAGGACTCCGCAGCACCGGCTGGGGTGGAGAGCGATGGCTGA
- a CDS encoding ABC transporter permease: protein MAELTTAPVEDVPGEKRSARVITREMVLMLTVPPILVAAVFGGFVWWRQTAELDTVEANQLRWSELRSLMWEHVQLTVVAAIIVVLIAVPLGIMLTRPAFRLAVPFVIAIANAGQAAPSVGLIVLLFLWLDGGFWTAIWALSLYGLLPVLRNTIVGIEGIDPTLVEAGRGIGMTNSMTLFKIELPLAVPVIMAGVRTSLVLIAGTASLACFINAGGLGEILQTGISLFRFSLMVTGAVLIALLALLIEWLGRVLELVTRPKGI, encoded by the coding sequence ATGGCTGAGCTCACCACCGCGCCGGTGGAGGACGTCCCCGGCGAGAAGCGCTCGGCCCGGGTGATCACCCGCGAGATGGTGCTGATGCTCACCGTCCCGCCGATCCTGGTGGCCGCGGTCTTCGGTGGCTTCGTGTGGTGGCGACAGACCGCAGAGCTGGACACCGTGGAGGCCAACCAGCTGCGCTGGTCCGAACTCCGCTCCCTGATGTGGGAGCACGTGCAGCTGACCGTCGTGGCCGCCATCATCGTGGTGCTGATCGCAGTGCCGTTGGGGATCATGCTCACCCGGCCCGCGTTCCGGCTCGCGGTCCCGTTCGTGATCGCGATCGCCAACGCCGGACAGGCCGCACCGTCGGTGGGCCTCATCGTGCTGCTCTTCCTGTGGCTCGACGGCGGCTTCTGGACCGCCATCTGGGCGCTCAGCCTCTATGGGCTGCTGCCGGTCCTGCGCAACACCATCGTCGGCATCGAGGGGATCGATCCGACCCTGGTCGAGGCCGGCAGGGGCATCGGGATGACCAACTCGATGACGCTGTTCAAGATCGAGCTGCCGCTCGCGGTGCCGGTGATCATGGCCGGGGTCCGGACCTCGCTGGTGCTGATCGCGGGCACGGCCTCCTTGGCCTGCTTCATCAACGCCGGTGGGCTCGGCGAGATCCTGCAGACCGGGATCAGCCTCTTCCGGTTCTCGTTGATGGTGACCGGAGCGGTGCTGATCGCCCTGCTGGCACTGCTGATCGAGTGGTTGGGCCGTGTTCTCGAGCTGGTCACCCGACCGAAGGGGATCTGA
- a CDS encoding glycine betaine ABC transporter substrate-binding protein — MSRRRHTSVSVTAVLACLGLLLSGCGLGTAAGPVRTGELAGPLSDIKSLDGLKISIGSKNFSENIILGKMAVTLLSSAGADVIDLTNIPGSSAARQAHLEGQVDAMWEYTGTGWITYLGHDKPIPDEKEQYLAVRDEDLAKNGLAWLPAAPMNNTYGFAMTQSTAKKFGITKLSEIKDIPVAERTFCVESEFTNRPDGLPGMLKTYGIEQGKADGVPEKNLKTYQTGAVYSATAKGECNFGEVFTTDGRIEALDLVVLEDDKSYFPKYNVSLVIAEDILEDYPQIADLLAPVTEKLTDEALLKLNAKVDVDGQEPVDVAYEWLTEEGFIS, encoded by the coding sequence ATGTCACGACGTCGACACACGTCCGTCTCGGTGACCGCCGTCCTCGCCTGCCTGGGGTTGTTGCTCTCCGGCTGCGGCTTGGGCACGGCGGCCGGGCCGGTCCGCACAGGTGAGCTCGCGGGTCCGCTGTCGGACATCAAGTCATTGGACGGACTCAAGATCTCGATCGGCTCGAAGAACTTCTCCGAGAACATCATCCTCGGCAAGATGGCGGTCACCCTGTTGTCTTCGGCCGGTGCCGACGTGATCGACCTGACCAACATCCCCGGCAGCTCTGCCGCGCGACAGGCGCACCTCGAGGGCCAGGTCGACGCGATGTGGGAATACACCGGCACCGGGTGGATCACTTATCTCGGCCACGACAAGCCGATCCCGGACGAGAAGGAGCAATATCTCGCCGTACGCGACGAGGACCTGGCCAAGAACGGCCTGGCCTGGCTCCCCGCGGCGCCGATGAACAACACCTACGGGTTCGCGATGACGCAGTCCACGGCGAAGAAGTTCGGCATCACCAAGCTGTCCGAGATCAAGGACATCCCGGTCGCCGAGCGGACCTTCTGTGTCGAGTCGGAGTTCACCAACAGGCCCGACGGCCTGCCGGGGATGCTGAAGACCTACGGCATCGAGCAGGGCAAGGCCGACGGTGTGCCCGAGAAGAACCTGAAGACCTACCAGACCGGCGCCGTCTACAGCGCCACGGCCAAGGGCGAGTGCAACTTCGGCGAGGTCTTCACCACCGACGGCCGGATCGAGGCGCTGGACCTGGTGGTGCTCGAGGACGACAAGTCCTACTTCCCGAAGTACAACGTCTCGCTCGTGATCGCCGAGGACATCCTCGAGGACTATCCGCAGATCGCTGACCTGCTCGCCCCGGTGACCGAGAAGCTGACCGACGAGGCGCTGCTCAAGCTCAACGCGAAGGTCGATGTGGACGGTCAGGAGCCGGTGGACGTGGCCTACGAGTGGTTGACCGAAGAGGGCTTCATCTCCTGA
- a CDS encoding SDR family oxidoreductase, with product MGHSSEQVVLITGGARGIGAELAKELVGRGHKVAITDLDETALHETAAVIGSDAVLPLVADVCDLSAMQAAADQVVERFGRIDTVVANAGIASYGSVMGVDPATFKRVMDINVLGVFHTARATIPALVDSGGYFLVVSSLAAFTAAPGLAAYNASKAGAEHFANALRLELAHQGVDVGSAHMSWIDTPLVQDVKKDLPSFREMLSRLPFPLNRTTSVDACVKAFAKGIEKRQRHVYCPGWVRGIGLNRNLVNSATGNKPVLKFVPEILPRMDAEVAALGRSTSARNVANDQSPAAAVEPNES from the coding sequence ATGGGTCACTCGTCGGAGCAGGTCGTCCTCATCACTGGCGGTGCTCGCGGGATCGGGGCCGAGCTCGCCAAGGAACTCGTCGGGCGTGGCCACAAGGTCGCCATCACCGACCTCGACGAGACGGCTCTGCACGAGACCGCCGCGGTGATCGGCTCCGACGCCGTGCTCCCCCTCGTCGCCGACGTCTGCGACCTGAGCGCGATGCAGGCCGCCGCAGACCAGGTGGTCGAGCGGTTCGGCCGCATCGACACCGTCGTCGCCAACGCCGGGATCGCCAGCTATGGCTCGGTGATGGGCGTGGACCCGGCCACGTTCAAGCGGGTGATGGACATCAACGTCCTCGGCGTCTTCCACACCGCGCGCGCCACGATCCCCGCACTCGTCGACTCCGGTGGCTACTTCCTGGTCGTGTCGTCGTTGGCCGCGTTCACCGCCGCGCCCGGGCTTGCGGCCTACAACGCGAGCAAGGCCGGTGCCGAGCACTTCGCGAACGCGCTGCGCCTCGAGCTCGCCCACCAGGGCGTCGACGTCGGCAGCGCGCACATGTCGTGGATCGACACCCCGCTGGTCCAGGACGTCAAGAAGGACCTGCCCTCGTTCCGCGAGATGCTCTCCAGGCTGCCCTTCCCGCTGAACCGGACCACCTCGGTGGATGCCTGCGTCAAGGCGTTCGCCAAGGGCATCGAGAAGCGGCAACGCCACGTCTACTGCCCCGGCTGGGTCCGCGGCATCGGACTGAACCGCAACCTGGTCAACTCCGCGACCGGCAACAAGCCGGTGCTGAAGTTCGTCCCGGAGATCCTCCCCCGGATGGACGCCGAGGTCGCCGCGCTCGGGCGCTCCACGAGTGCGCGCAACGTCGCCAACGACCAGAGCCCGGCCGCAGCCGTCGAGCCGAACGAGTCCTGA
- a CDS encoding 2-keto-4-pentenoate hydratase, with product MSLAPEDAHTILATARSTRTPVERFTDTHPDLDELWGYAAQLHDRSARIARGEKVIGAKLGLTSHAKQERMGVARPIVGFLTDAMVVSADEVAARLDEWAQPRIEPEIAFVTSRDISEPVGIDEIGQYVDSVLLAAEIIDSRFTGYRFRLADVLADNTSAAGVVLAPERHRLADVGDLAALGCTVAVDGEVVHEATGAAVLGQPLQALALLTEHVAAQSEVLPAGSLVLAGALTDATPMAAGTTYDLVIEGLGSLRVRA from the coding sequence ATGAGCCTTGCCCCCGAGGACGCCCACACCATCCTGGCCACCGCACGCTCGACCCGCACCCCCGTCGAGCGGTTCACCGACACCCACCCCGACCTCGATGAGCTGTGGGGCTATGCGGCCCAACTGCACGACCGGTCCGCGCGAATCGCCCGCGGAGAGAAGGTGATCGGCGCCAAGCTCGGACTGACCAGCCACGCCAAGCAGGAGCGGATGGGAGTCGCGCGCCCGATCGTCGGGTTCCTCACCGACGCGATGGTGGTCTCGGCCGACGAGGTCGCCGCTCGCCTCGACGAGTGGGCCCAACCCAGGATCGAGCCGGAGATCGCCTTCGTCACCTCGCGTGACATCAGCGAGCCGGTCGGCATCGACGAGATCGGCCAGTACGTCGACTCGGTGCTGCTGGCCGCCGAGATCATCGACTCCCGGTTCACCGGCTATCGGTTCCGCCTGGCCGACGTGCTCGCCGACAACACCAGCGCTGCCGGTGTAGTGCTCGCTCCCGAGCGTCACCGGCTGGCCGACGTGGGTGACCTGGCCGCACTCGGTTGCACCGTAGCTGTCGACGGCGAGGTGGTCCACGAGGCCACCGGGGCCGCTGTCCTCGGCCAGCCGTTGCAGGCACTCGCGTTGCTCACCGAACACGTGGCCGCACAGAGCGAGGTGCTGCCTGCGGGCTCACTCGTGCTCGCCGGTGCACTCACCGACGCAACGCCGATGGCCGCTGGCACGACGTACGACCTGGTCATCGAGGGACTCGGCAGCCTGCGGGTGCGCGCCTGA
- a CDS encoding alpha/beta hydrolase has protein sequence MTTFDTPIAAFHEADDPTQPLVVLLHGRGSHEQEIISLAAHLPKGVSYAAVRAPIAEGGGYAWFANRGIGRPVPESLAETMAWFRGWLDDVAPAGRPVVLVGFSGGAAFAGGLLLDDPKRLAGAAILYGTLPFDGGVPVEQGALSGVPVFVAQGDADHVIPRELLDNTWQHLHEVSGATVTGHRDGGGHGITRAALDELVVWLGQLIGSDATVES, from the coding sequence ATGACCACGTTCGACACCCCCATCGCCGCCTTCCACGAAGCCGACGACCCGACCCAGCCACTCGTCGTACTGCTGCACGGCCGGGGGTCGCACGAGCAGGAGATCATCTCGCTCGCCGCGCACCTGCCGAAGGGGGTGTCGTACGCCGCCGTGCGTGCGCCGATCGCCGAGGGCGGCGGCTATGCGTGGTTCGCCAACCGCGGCATCGGCCGCCCGGTGCCCGAGTCGCTCGCCGAGACCATGGCGTGGTTCCGTGGCTGGCTCGACGACGTCGCACCTGCCGGCCGTCCGGTCGTGCTGGTCGGCTTCAGCGGCGGCGCCGCCTTCGCCGGCGGCCTCCTGCTCGACGACCCGAAACGCCTGGCCGGCGCGGCCATCCTCTACGGAACCCTCCCCTTCGACGGCGGAGTCCCGGTGGAGCAGGGCGCGCTGAGTGGAGTGCCGGTCTTCGTCGCCCAGGGCGACGCCGACCACGTCATCCCCCGCGAGCTGCTCGACAACACCTGGCAGCACCTGCACGAGGTCTCCGGTGCCACCGTCACCGGGCACCGCGACGGCGGCGGGCACGGCATCACCCGAGCCGCACTCGACGAGCTGGTCGTCTGGCTCGGGCAGCTGATCGGATCGGACGCTACGGTCGAGTCATGA
- a CDS encoding VOC family protein, with the protein MTIQAVRLNHAVLFVADVERSIAFYQAAFGAEIVAREPRANAAFLRMPRSGNHHDLGLFGVGAQAPRRPGAIGLYHLAWQVDTIEDLEQARMTLAELGAYSGESSHGATKSVYAKDPDGNEFEVMWMLPKEHWGDYENAAPVERLDLGSEVDRWAGVRTASELIPLEA; encoded by the coding sequence ATGACCATCCAGGCCGTCCGACTCAACCACGCCGTCCTCTTCGTCGCCGACGTCGAGCGCAGCATCGCCTTCTACCAAGCGGCCTTCGGTGCCGAGATCGTGGCCCGGGAGCCCCGCGCGAACGCCGCCTTCCTCCGGATGCCCCGCTCGGGCAACCACCACGACCTCGGCCTCTTCGGCGTCGGCGCCCAGGCGCCGCGTCGACCGGGCGCCATCGGCCTCTATCACCTGGCCTGGCAGGTCGACACCATCGAAGACCTCGAGCAGGCCCGGATGACCCTGGCCGAGCTGGGCGCCTATTCCGGCGAGTCCAGCCACGGCGCCACCAAGAGCGTCTATGCCAAGGACCCCGACGGCAACGAGTTCGAGGTGATGTGGATGCTCCCCAAGGAGCACTGGGGTGACTACGAGAACGCTGCTCCCGTCGAGCGTCTCGACCTCGGCTCCGAGGTCGACCGCTGGGCCGGCGTCCGCACCGCGTCCGAGCTCATCCCCCTGGAGGCCTGA
- a CDS encoding NADPH-dependent F420 reductase, which produces MTTLSIIGNGNMGQAITAVAQRANTEVQVLGHSDGDVALTGDIVVLAVPHTAVGEIIETRADQLAGKVIVDLTNPVDFSTMDSLVIPADSSKAAEIAAAVPTAKVLKAFNTNFAGTLAEGTVGPLQTTALIAGDDADAKQSLTDVLTAGGLKVIDAGALVRARELEAIGFLQITLAAREQFGWSEGFGVIN; this is translated from the coding sequence ATGACCACCCTCTCCATCATCGGCAACGGCAACATGGGCCAGGCGATCACGGCTGTCGCGCAGCGCGCGAACACCGAGGTCCAGGTGCTCGGCCACAGCGACGGCGACGTCGCACTCACCGGCGACATCGTCGTCCTGGCTGTCCCCCACACCGCGGTCGGCGAGATCATCGAGACCCGCGCCGACCAGCTCGCCGGCAAGGTCATCGTCGACCTCACCAACCCCGTCGACTTCTCCACCATGGACTCGCTCGTGATCCCCGCCGACTCGTCCAAGGCCGCCGAGATCGCCGCCGCCGTCCCGACCGCGAAGGTCCTCAAGGCGTTCAACACCAACTTCGCCGGCACCCTGGCCGAGGGCACCGTCGGTCCGCTGCAGACGACCGCCCTGATCGCCGGCGACGATGCCGACGCCAAGCAGTCCCTCACCGACGTGCTCACCGCCGGTGGCCTCAAGGTCATCGACGCCGGCGCACTGGTTCGGGCCCGCGAACTCGAGGCGATCGGCTTCCTGCAGATCACCCTCGCCGCCCGCGAGCAGTTCGGCTGGAGCGAGGGCTTCGGCGTCATCAACTGA
- a CDS encoding MarR family winged helix-turn-helix transcriptional regulator, translated as MSTRRTTTGDASSSAAASPAGERGQPRWLTADERTAWVRLLAVTELLPGVLDSQLRRDAQLTHFEYFVLAMLSEAPERTLRMNSLAGLTSATLPRLSHVVRRLEERGLVERVPCPQDKRVTNAVLTAAGLSAVEQAAPGHVTTVREKVLDALTSEQVEQLRAITDALLPRLDPNRRLSKLYDPGHERPAAGRDS; from the coding sequence ATGAGCACCCGACGTACGACCACGGGGGACGCGTCCTCCAGTGCAGCCGCGAGCCCAGCAGGGGAGCGCGGGCAGCCTCGATGGCTGACGGCCGACGAGCGCACCGCTTGGGTGCGGTTGCTCGCCGTCACCGAGCTGCTCCCTGGCGTTCTCGACTCCCAGCTCCGGCGTGATGCGCAGTTGACGCACTTCGAATATTTCGTGCTGGCGATGCTCTCCGAGGCGCCCGAGCGCACGCTGCGGATGAACTCGCTCGCCGGGTTGACCAGTGCCACCCTGCCGCGTCTCTCCCACGTCGTACGCCGCCTCGAGGAGAGGGGACTCGTCGAGCGGGTCCCGTGTCCTCAGGACAAGCGGGTCACCAACGCGGTGCTCACAGCGGCCGGCCTGTCGGCCGTGGAGCAGGCCGCGCCGGGCCACGTGACGACCGTGCGCGAGAAGGTGCTGGATGCGCTCACCTCCGAGCAGGTCGAGCAGCTGCGCGCGATCACCGACGCACTGTTGCCGCGGTTGGACCCGAATCGTCGACTCTCCAAGCTCTATGACCCCGGGCACGAGCGGCCTGCGGCGGGTCGAGACTCCTAG